In Lolium perenne isolate Kyuss_39 chromosome 5, Kyuss_2.0, whole genome shotgun sequence, the sequence gccgccgccacggccgGACTCGCGGCGCCCGCCCTCGACCCCACCACTGGCGCTCCTCTCGCCATCAACCCCGCCACGGCCGCCGCCCTTGGCGctcccctggccgtgccgcccgccATGGCTCTCCCTCAGGTTCCCCATGCCCCTGCTCCCATCTCGTTCTACATGCGCGGTGTTCAGATCCGCAACATTCTCCCCTTCACCCTTGATCTCTCCACTGGTTCCTACAACCAGTGGCGCACTCACATGGAGCTGGCCGTCGAGGAGTACGGCGTGCTCGACCATCTGACGGCGCCCGCGCCTGCCGCTCCTGACGCCGAATGGCGCACCGTCGACCTCATCCTGAAACGGTGGATCTACGGATCCATCTCTCGGGAGCTCACCGGCATGATCCTCGACACCACCAAGACGGCGCGCCAGCTCTACGTCGCCCTCGCCGAGATCTTCCTCAACAATCGTCGCCACCGCGCCGTCCACCTCACCTCGGATCTTCACGACCAGCGCCAGGGCAGCCTCGGCATCGCGCAGTACTGCGCGAGGATCAAGACGATCGCCGACGCCCTCCGCGACTGCGACCAGGCGCCGACCGACGAAACCCTCGTCACCGTGCTCACGCGCGGGCTTCATGAACGGCACCACGTCACCGGCAAGATCCTCCTCTCCAACTCTGGTCGCCTCACGTTCGACGACGCCCGCAACATGCTCCTCCTTGATGAGATGCAGGGCCGCGCCACCGATCGCGTCGCCTCGCAGTCCGCCCTGATCGCCCTTGGGCGCGGCGCTGGCGGGCCTCCTGGTGGCCACGGCGGAGGCGGCGctcctccgcccgcacctggcttccCTCGGCCTCCTGGCACTCATGGCGGCATCGGCACCTACGGCGCCAACTACGGCGCCCCGTCCTCGCCGTCTCCGAACCAGGGGAAGACGAAGCGCAAGCGCGTCACCAACAACGGCGGCTACACCACCTACGGCGCCGGCTCTCCTCAGGCCCCCGAGCAGCGCCCCTGGACCGGCTACGTCCAGGCCTGGCCGTACGCTGGCCCTCGTCTTCCAGGGCTGCTGGGCCCTCGCCCTCCTCAGGCTCTGACGGCTATGCACCCTCTCCCGCCGTACGCCGTGCCCTACCCAGGCCCGGCATATGCTGCTCCACCGTCCGTGCTCCAGCACCCGCTGTACCACgtcccgccaccgccaccgcagcAGCTGCTCTTCCCCGCGCCAGGACAGGCCTTCGGCACCAACCCTCCACcggactacatcccgccgccgcaGCAGTACCACGTCGCCAACAACAACGGCGCCTCCACCAGCAACTCCTTCGAGCAGTCCGCACTCATCGGCGCCCTCAACGACCTCTCCATGCAAGGCCAGTCCGGTCCCTGGATCGCCGACTCCGGCGCTTCGGCGCACATGTCTGCCAACCAAGGTATTCTCACTTCCTCTCGACCTGTATCTCATATGGCACCGGTTATTGTTGGCAATGGAAGCACTCTACCTATCTCTCATCTAGGACATACTTCTATTTCTTCATCTGATCGTCCTCTACATCTCCAAAACGTTCTAGTCACTCCTAATATTGTCACCAATCTACTATCTGTTCGACGCTTTACCACTGACAATCTTTTATCCATGGAGTTTGATCCTTTTGGTGTTTCCGTGAAGGACCTGCGCACGGGAGCACTTCTTCTTCGCTGCAACAGTGATGGAGACCTGTACCCTCTCTTCTCGCCGGCGCCTGCTTCATCATCGTCGCCTCCCGTCGCCTACGTCGCAGCCTCCGCCGACTTATGGCACCGCCGGCTCGGTCATCCCGGCGTTTCAACATCTTTCAATGAGAATTTTCGTTGTAATAAGATGACCCGTACTTGCCGTGCTTGTCAGATGGGCAAGCATGTTAGATTACCCTTTAGTTCCTCCACTAGTTTCACTTCCGCTGCATTCACCCTGATACATTGCGATCTCTGGACCGCACCTTTTCCTAGTGTATCCGGCTTTAAATATTATTTGATCATTGTTGATGATTTCTCCCATTACATGTGGACTTATCCCATTCGTCTCAAATCTGATGTTCACTCTACTCTCTCTCACTTTCATGCCTTTGTACGTACCCATTTTCATATAAACATAGGTACTATCCAATGCGACAACGGCCGTGAGTTTGATAATACTGCAAATCGTTCCTTCTTCGCTCCCTTCGGCACCATCTTGCGATTCTCCTGCCCCTACACTTCTGCGCAAAACGGCAAGGCGGAACGTGCGATCCGGACCACCAATGACGTTCTCCGCACCATTCTTCTTCAAGCCTCTATGCCACCCGACTACTGGGCTGACGCTCTCCACACAGCTACACACCTTCTCAATCTTCGCCCAACAAAACCCCTTCATAATCAAACCCCTCACGCCGCCCTCTTCTCCCAACCTCCCACTTACGATCACCTCCGCGTTTACGGCTGCCTCTGTTTTCCCAACACTCTCGCCACCTCGCCACACAAGCTAGCACCTCGCTCTATTCCTTGCGTGTTCATTGGTTATGCTCCCGAGCACAAGGGATATCGCTGCCTTGATCGTACCACAGGCCGCGTCTACACTAGTCGCCACGTTACTTTCGACGAATCCGTCTTTCCCTTCGCCGTCGACCTCACACCTGACCACGCCGACTATGAGTTTGATCATGGCCCTGACCCAGATTCTACGGTGAACACCCTTCTTCCACCCCTTATACCCTATGCTCCTCCTGCCGCGCCTCCTGCCGCGCCAGAAAATTCCACCACGGCAGCCTGCCGTGCCCTCCAGCCCGCTCCCAACTCTGCCGCGGTCACCCCTCCTGCCGCGCCAAGTCCCCTCACTCCCGCGCCTAGCTCCTCTTCCTCTAGTGCCCACTCCTCTCCGCCACCGGCGCCATCCAAGTCCATTCCACCTAGAGTCTCTCGACCTGCCCAGCCTTCTTCTCATCCGATGGCTACAAGATCCCAACACGGCATTTTTCGTCCTCGACGTCTCTTCAATCTGGCCGCCACTCCTTCTCCCTCTCCCATTCCCTCAAATTACCGTGCCGCTCTCAATGATCCTCATTGGTCAGCCGCCATGCGCTCGGAATTCTCCGCTCTCCTCGACA encodes:
- the LOC127302320 gene encoding uncharacterized protein, which encodes MADDAGNAAAATAGLAAPALDPTTGAPLAINPATAAALGAPLAVPPAMALPQVPHAPAPISFYMRGVQIRNILPFTLDLSTGSYNQWRTHMELAVEEYGVLDHLTAPAPAAPDAEWRTVDLILKRWIYGSISRELTGMILDTTKTARQLYVALAEIFLNNRRHRAVHLTSDLHDQRQGSLGIAQYCARIKTIADALRDCDQAPTDETLVTVLTRGLHERHHVTGKILLSNSGRLTFDDARNMLLLDEMQGRATDRVASQSALIALGRGAGGPPGGHGGGGAPPPAPGFPRPPGTHGGIGTYGANYGAPSSPSPNQGKTKRKRVTNNGGYTTYGAGSPQAPEQRPWTGYVQAWPYAGPRLPGLLGPRPPQALTAMHPLPPYAVPYPGPAYAAPPSVLQHPLYHVPPPPPQQLLFPAPGQAFGTNPPPDYIPPPQQYHVANNNGASTSNSFEQSALIGALNDLSMQGQSGPWIADSGASAHMSANQGPAHGSTSSSLQQ